TAGCGATTCAACACTGGTCCGTCGATCCACAACAAAAGCTTGACAATCCTCTAATATCTACTACTACTATGACAACATTTGGAATCTCaaatcctctctctctctcaacaaGAACATTCGAGGACTCTCCATGGGACACATCTCTCGTCCAAAGTTAAAAGACTGTGTAAAGGTAGCAAGAATAATAATTTCATCACTGCTGCAACTGATCGCTCAAACCCTATAAAACTCGGTTCATTTGGCGATAATTTCATTCTGATACATCCTTCCCAACTACGCAGCGTCTGAAACAACCGACTCTTTTTTCTAACGCAAGGCGCTTACTTAACCAACTTCAAACTCTCATACCTCAGTCGCATTGTGCTTCAGTCAAATCACGGTAGAAATACCGGAAGATATTCAATTATTTTCCAGAAAAACATCGGTCCAGTTGTGCTACAGTTAAACCATGGTTGCAATAcaggagtttttatttttttttaaaacacgaATAAACCAGAGACACCTGAGAGAAGGGTAGGGTACTTGATGCTTGTTTGGTACAAACATACACAGCGAATCCCTCCTCTCATCAAGTAACGTTGCAAGACGAGACCACCATTACCTGGTGAATCCGATATTCACTGTAAGAAGTTTAGTCTGAGCCCATCTCTTCTTCAGGTACATCCACTTCAATCCCACAATCACCACCACACACAGGCTTTGGCTATTAATACCACAGATTCACAATATGTGCTAAAAATCTCGCTTCTTAAAGAAAACCAATATATTCAGTCTCTTCTCACTAGGTGAAGTTTCAATATGGTGAACTGCGATCAATGAGTTTTCATTTGCCCTAAACATGGCCACAAAACCATGATGATGCCCTTATGCTAAGGTTTTCAGTTTGACAATCATGTAATGACGCTAGTGCAGGCATCTTATCAAGAGAAAGATCTTGGTTAAACGCTATCATACTAGCCCCCACAACTTTCACATAGCCGAAGAAATCCCCTTAAATGACGAAAGGAATGAAACTGCATCTCCTCAAGAAAACCGCAAAGGGGTCACAAAAGCCATCATCAATCACTAAGGAGGGCCAGGAAGAATAtagaattgaaataaaaaatcgtaATGAAAAGGTGATCACATCCACTATGTTTGTTTgctaaacaataaaaaaaatcaactaaaccaaCAGAATTACTGCAGGGACTTGTCTACTTGGTCCATGCCCAAGTTCAAGTAAACCGTGTTTTATTTCTTGGGAAAGTTCATTTCTGGTCCATTAAATAATGGTTCAATGAAGAGCATAAAACATACTAAAAAAGCAATTTTATAACCCACTTCCCAGGAAAAATGAGCTGCATACAGTTCTAAGCAGCTTGGTAAAAAGTAATAGGGTGGAAAGTTTGCAAAAGAAGCCAGCAAATAATAAAGTCACAATTGCAGATAAACTAAGTCCAACGGTAAAACAAATCCAACGGTAGCATGGGCGTGAAAATCTAGTCCACAATACAAGTGAATTCGGGTAAAACAAAGGCCAATATAATGACAGAATGCGAGAAATAATAAGTGAATTCcggtaaaacaaataaaatgacaGAATGCGAGAAAATCATGGGTGTGAAAATCTAGTCCACAATACAAGTCCAACGGTAGCATCACTAAGATGTTGCATAGTTCGACAATTAATCTCAACAACATGGAAGATTAGGAAACTACTTTGAACAGTTGTTTCAGGGCATGATAATAAGTGGAAATAAGTTGCATTTTATGCTATAAGACAAGAAGCAATTAGCAAGAAAGAAGGGAACATTCCACGAGGTCAACACCCAACTGGAACAACGAAAACCATCCCAAAtataatcacaaaagaaaatgcttcaatggatgaaaatatagaACACTTTTTGCATCATAGTTATCCGATCAGTAACTGACATCATAAAAGTAAATCAGAATCATCTTTAAATAACATAAAAGTATACCAAAAAACTTCCAACTGGTTGATCCTAATTCTTTTCTTCTAAGAGAATAAGCTTGAGAAACACCTAATCAAACAAGCTGAATCCCATATCATCATCACTCTCTTCCTTGGGCTCCTCCTGAAAAAATGACATTTGCCCATTTAATATCGTCAATTTTGCTCCCTATGAGTACGACTACAGTGTACTACTGCTATCGGTTTTGATAAAGTTAAAACTACACATAGGCAACAAATAGTACAAAATAAAGGTACCTTCTTCTCCTCTGCGGCGGGAGCAGCGGCGGCAGGGGCAGCACCACCAGCGCCGGCAGAAGCGGCAACGGCGGCAGGGGCAGCACCACCGCCGCCACAGCCAACGTTGACGATAAGATCATCGATGTTCCTCTTCTCGCAGAGCTTGGCAAAGAGACTAGGCCAGTAGGATTCCACGGTTAAATTCGCAGCCTTCACCAATGTAGCAATCTTCTCTGCCTGTGAAAAAACGCACTAACAATTAAAATAAAGCTCACAGAATAACACATCCGAAAAAAAAACCCGAAAAAACCAATGTCGAATGAAGAGaagagaataaaagaaaagaaaggttaCAGTGACAGGAATGCCATCGTCGTGGAGAATCAAAGAAGCGTAGGTGCAGCCGAGCTCTCCGACCGACATCTTTTTCCCTGATGATAAAATTGATCTGCAGAGAACGTACGAGAATGAAAATTCAAGAATTAATCGAAACAAAACAAACGACCCAAAATGGCGGAAGCAAAGGGTTTATTAATTTTCTCTGCTCACCACCTGACGACTGCGGACGGGGACCGGGGGTTAGGCCGTTGGGTTTAGGTGGTGCGGTGATTCGCCGAGTTCGGGACGTTTATAGTATCGCAATTAGGGCACACCACAATTCAAGAGATGGGCAGTCTTGAGAGATACGGGCTCCTTTTAACCATTGGGCCTACTTCAAAGCGGGCAAACCTTTGTACTCCTTTAACCATGGGCCCATTGCAAAAGAAATAGCTgtgacacacacacacacactaaagcacattaaaaaaatgcaaaagaatGCTAAAATTCCAAGGGGCAAATGCAAGCGATTAATTATGACAACTGAAGTAAAATATACCTGCAGAACATGACGGCGGAATGGGTATATATATGGCTTATAAGGCCTATCATACACGCAGCAACAAAAtcgttttctcatttttttggaTGGAAAACCTACCGAGTACGACCAAGTGGTAATTATTAATCATAAAAGGGATGGCACACAACTAGTAATTATTGAAATAGTAGTAGAAGGCTAACGcaaacacaaaaataaagtcaaaggACCACATATTACCGTCTATATTTCTTGCATGGATATTAAAGCAGGTACCCTATGGGCACCGCTAAAGTATATTTCAGGTgttagatttttagaaatattaGGATTAATTAGGTAAAGCGTATAAATGTGAGAGgattaattaggaaaagtgtATAGCTGGAAGAAAAAGTAGTAATTGTTGGTATGCGTATATACATGGTAAGTTAAATAGAATGTAAGTATGTTAACAAGTGTTCATAGTGTACCTCttacaaaaatccaaaaaagaaaaagaaaaagaaaaaagaaatagtcaACCCAGGCCTTTCCATTTGAGTCCACTCCCACATGCATACGTACTTATAAGTTTTGCTAAATAACGCTAAACTGAttccaaaagtttttttttttttttccttcaaacgAGCAATCAAACAAGGATATGAGATATTCCGGGAAGGAAATTACGTGGAGATCTAAAATTAAGGATACTGTTTTACTCTACTAAAATAAAAGGTACAGAAAAACATACATTGGCAATAGTTGGTTTATTTGTTCatcaattcggtattttttgtttttctttttattttaaaaattgccTTTTGCAAGAGTCTAAATTTTCAGATAGATAAAGAAGCAAACTTTTGAGAGAGATCAAGATTTCCTATGAAAAATCAAGAGATCGTATGAGTGAATAGCTTTTTCTTAAATTCTTTAGGGTCAAGGTATTTTAGGAAGTTAGCTATGAAATTGAGGATGTCTTggtcataaattttttttcccattagGGATGATTTGGTTTTTAAATTGTGCAATAAATTACAAGTTGAACGTAATCAAGTGCTGAATTTTTCTTGCCCCTCGGGGTCAGCTCGGCTGGTGAGCCTCGGGGGTAATCTTCGGGGTGGCACAGGTTCGAGTCTGGCCTCACATACCGCCTGGGTGCTCTTGGGGGGCGGGGTACTTCaggcgcaggggattagtcgggccgccttcgggtcttgacccggacacccctgtgttgacaaaaaaaaaaaaaaaagtgctgaatTTTTCTTTGTGAAAAAAAGTGCTAAAACGAATAGCTAAGGTCGCAAAAATATAATACAAGAATAGTTGGGGTGCAAAGTGCAATTAAcccttttttgttctttttgtttTAGGGTCATAAAGATAGGTAGAGATACAACCGAGTtaaaccaaactcaaataaCCA
This portion of the Coffea arabica cultivar ET-39 chromosome 2e, Coffea Arabica ET-39 HiFi, whole genome shotgun sequence genome encodes:
- the LOC113729862 gene encoding large ribosomal subunit protein P1-like encodes the protein MSVGELGCTYASLILHDDGIPVTAEKIATLVKAANLTVESYWPSLFAKLCEKRNIDDLIVNVGCGGGGAAPAAVAASAGAGGAAPAAAAPAAEEKKEEPKEESDDDMGFSLFD